The Brasilonema sennae CENA114 genome includes a region encoding these proteins:
- a CDS encoding AAA-like domain-containing protein translates to MSRLVVLSLGQGNLHEGCATVTAQLGEADNPYQMKFTASLPAAPKIYELYQTWQSVYYAFYQRLSWRLDNEVDDNFEIAEDCITNISEADIHGLCKLLSKKINTWLNSTKFRKIDQQLRTQLKPSEEIRFIIETNDHLLRRLPWHLWKFFDDYPYAEVALSAPEYQNTNKLLVNNRTGKVRILAIFGNSQGIDISQDKTLLDKLSTQAEVRFLIEPNLGHLNDQLWQQNWDILFFAGHSFSQEKGFLQINKTDTITLEQLRYGLRQAISRGLKLAIFNSCDGLGLAQELQDLQIPQVIVMREPVPDVVAQEFLKYFLAEFSTGKSLYNAVRSARERLQGLEVEYPCATWLPMIFQNPAEPSMILSQQNVWTKRKQKTDFSMLASTPNARGVQTNIRLPVVTSVFSKTTALDSLIEMLNGKFLEYQNRPLNHTEIFVLRGIWQSQTYNQIAQQGGYSPNYFTKNVARKLCQKLSELIGNRVTKKNCRTLLESYVTTQASPKTTLEQRPSVRNSPNFQQEMSPRFPSGLVPLGSPYYIEQPEITTQVYKEIINPGALIRMKAPQEMGKTSLLIRIVEYAKQIGYHTVSLNLQEQVDQTILSDLNRFLRWLCANISCQLELEPRLDEFWDEDIGSKVSCSLYLRNYVLEQIDSPLVLALDEVNQIFEHPQVAQEFLPLLRSWYEDAKRQPIWQKLRLIVAHSTEVYVPLQLNQSPFNVGLPIELNYFSLEQVQELAQRFGLNWTDDEARLVTDIVGGHPSLVHLTLYHLSRGEVALGQLLQTAATPTSIYYRHIQPYWATLKVQPELAFAVSTVMSASKPVKLEPVLAHKLKSMGLIKLDDNLATPSCRLYQEYFQLKCDINPS, encoded by the coding sequence ATGAGTAGGTTAGTTGTTTTAAGCCTAGGTCAAGGGAACCTACACGAAGGCTGTGCTACGGTGACGGCTCAGCTTGGAGAAGCAGACAACCCCTACCAGATGAAATTCACTGCCAGCTTACCAGCCGCACCAAAAATTTATGAACTATACCAAACTTGGCAGTCAGTTTATTATGCTTTTTATCAACGCTTGAGTTGGCGTCTGGATAACGAAGTAGATGATAATTTTGAAATTGCAGAAGATTGTATCACTAATATTTCTGAAGCTGATATTCATGGCTTGTGTAAGCTGTTGTCAAAAAAAATCAATACATGGCTTAACTCAACAAAGTTTCGCAAAATAGACCAGCAGTTACGTACACAATTAAAACCCTCTGAAGAAATTCGCTTCATTATTGAAACCAACGACCATTTACTGCGACGACTTCCTTGGCATCTGTGGAAATTTTTTGACGATTACCCATATGCAGAAGTGGCGTTGAGTGCGCCAGAGTATCAAAACACTAATAAATTGCTGGTAAATAATCGCACAGGTAAAGTGAGAATTTTGGCAATTTTTGGGAATAGTCAGGGAATTGATATTAGTCAGGATAAAACTCTTTTAGATAAACTATCAACTCAAGCAGAAGTTAGATTTTTAATAGAGCCAAATCTCGGTCATTTAAACGATCAGCTATGGCAACAAAATTGGGATATTCTCTTTTTTGCGGGTCATAGTTTTAGTCAAGAAAAAGGATTTTTGCAAATAAATAAAACAGATACAATTACCCTTGAGCAGTTAAGATATGGTCTAAGACAAGCTATTAGTCGTGGGTTGAAGCTAGCGATTTTCAACTCTTGTGATGGTTTAGGGTTGGCGCAGGAACTCCAAGATTTGCAAATTCCACAAGTGATTGTCATGCGTGAGCCTGTACCGGATGTCGTCGCTCAAGAATTTTTAAAGTATTTTCTGGCAGAATTTTCAACTGGAAAGTCTTTATACAATGCAGTGCGTTCTGCACGCGAAAGACTGCAAGGATTAGAGGTGGAATATCCCTGTGCCACTTGGCTACCAATGATTTTCCAGAATCCTGCTGAACCATCTATGATTTTGTCACAGCAAAATGTATGGACTAAACGCAAACAGAAGACAGATTTCTCAATGCTGGCTTCCACCCCAAATGCTAGAGGTGTGCAAACAAACATCCGATTGCCAGTAGTCACCTCAGTTTTTTCCAAAACAACGGCTCTCGATTCACTCATTGAGATGCTCAATGGCAAGTTCCTGGAATATCAAAATCGCCCCCTTAATCATACAGAAATTTTTGTTTTACGAGGTATTTGGCAAAGTCAAACTTACAACCAAATTGCTCAACAGGGAGGCTATAGTCCTAATTACTTTACTAAGAATGTCGCTCGAAAATTATGTCAAAAATTGTCTGAACTGATCGGCAACCGTGTGACTAAAAAAAACTGTCGGACGCTACTAGAGTCGTATGTGACTACACAAGCTTCTCCAAAAACAACCTTGGAACAACGTCCCTCTGTAAGAAATTCTCCCAATTTCCAGCAGGAAATGTCACCTCGTTTTCCTAGTGGTTTAGTCCCGCTTGGTTCTCCCTATTACATTGAACAACCAGAGATTACCACACAGGTTTATAAAGAAATTATCAACCCAGGAGCCTTAATTCGCATGAAAGCTCCTCAAGAAATGGGTAAAACCTCGCTGCTGATCAGGATTGTTGAGTATGCCAAGCAGATCGGCTACCATACAGTGAGCCTGAATTTGCAGGAGCAAGTTGATCAAACTATCTTGAGCGATTTGAACCGCTTTTTGCGTTGGTTATGTGCCAACATCTCTTGTCAGCTTGAGCTTGAACCAAGATTAGACGAGTTTTGGGATGAAGATATTGGCAGCAAAGTCAGCTGCTCGCTTTATTTACGAAATTATGTCTTAGAGCAGATTGATTCTCCTCTGGTTTTGGCGTTGGACGAAGTGAATCAGATTTTTGAGCATCCACAAGTGGCACAAGAATTTTTACCCTTGTTGCGTTCCTGGTACGAAGACGCCAAAAGGCAACCTATTTGGCAAAAGCTGCGCTTGATTGTGGCTCACTCAACTGAAGTTTATGTTCCCCTCCAGCTGAATCAGTCTCCATTTAATGTCGGACTACCGATTGAGTTAAACTATTTTAGTTTAGAGCAGGTGCAAGAGTTAGCCCAGCGCTTTGGACTCAATTGGACAGATGATGAAGCAAGGTTAGTAACGGACATCGTTGGCGGACATCCTTCATTAGTACACCTGACACTTTATCACCTTAGTCGTGGAGAGGTTGCTTTAGGGCAACTGCTGCAAACTGCTGCCACACCCACAAGCATTTATTACCGTCATATCCAGCCTTATTGGGCAACTTTGAAGGTGCAACCAGAATTAGCATTTGCTGTTTCTACAGTGATGAGTGCTAGTAAACCTGTAAAGTTAGAACCTGTTCTTGCTCATAAGTTAAAAAGTATGGGGTTGATTAAGTTGGATGACAATCTAGCTACACCTAGTTGTCGGTTGTATCAAGAGTATTTTCAATTGAAGTGTGATATAAATCCAAGCTAA
- a CDS encoding dioxygenase has product MRNITLENITQAVIEHGDQGKTHPRLYEIYASLIRHLHAFVQEVNLTEQELSLLRDFIIRADRYTKEIPNGEIHMLLDVLGISELVVLLHNNSSTATESNVEGPVYVADAPERNMGDRLGIDPDGNTLFLSGRVLDRNNKPIANALVDVWQSNSKGLYDLQEASQPKGNFRGRFRTNSDGSYAFETVVPIGYTIPSSGPCGDLLRLLGRHTLRAGHIHFKLSAAGYIPLTTQIHIDGDPHLDSDTTFAVRSAILKLQKHEAPDKLNAYNQSKPFYTAEFDFVLQPSDEQTDAA; this is encoded by the coding sequence ATGAGAAACATTACTCTCGAAAATATCACTCAAGCCGTGATTGAGCACGGTGATCAAGGCAAGACTCATCCACGCCTTTATGAGATTTATGCCAGCCTGATTCGACATCTGCACGCCTTCGTGCAGGAGGTGAATCTGACGGAACAAGAGTTATCGCTCTTGCGCGATTTTATCATTCGGGCAGATCGCTACACAAAAGAGATACCGAATGGGGAAATTCATATGTTGCTCGACGTGCTGGGAATCTCAGAGCTAGTGGTTCTGTTGCATAACAACAGCAGCACAGCTACCGAAAGTAATGTGGAAGGTCCTGTCTATGTAGCGGATGCACCAGAGCGCAACATGGGCGATCGCCTCGGAATCGATCCCGACGGCAATACCCTCTTCCTATCAGGACGCGTCTTAGACCGGAACAACAAACCAATTGCCAATGCGCTTGTTGATGTCTGGCAGTCAAATTCAAAGGGACTCTATGACCTTCAAGAAGCATCCCAGCCAAAGGGTAACTTCCGAGGTCGTTTCAGAACCAATTCCGACGGCTCCTACGCATTTGAAACGGTTGTGCCAATAGGGTACACTATTCCATCAAGCGGACCGTGCGGTGACCTGCTGCGGCTTTTGGGACGACATACCCTGCGAGCAGGCCATATCCATTTTAAGTTGAGTGCTGCAGGCTATATACCCCTGACTACACAAATTCATATTGATGGAGATCCGCACCTCGATTCAGATACAACGTTCGCGGTCAGATCTGCCATCCTCAAGCTGCAAAAACATGAAGCACCCGACAAACTCAACGCATACAACCAAAGCAAACCTTTCTATACAGCCGAGTTTGACTTTGTGCTACAACCGAGCGACGAACAGACAGATGCGGCTTAG
- a CDS encoding lipocalin-like domain-containing protein, protein MRLRAWTVTHHVEIASIPNRVGKDLVRTFTLNGNRVTLKTPPTETDGVLKVFELVWERVEL, encoded by the coding sequence ATGCGGCTTAGAGCTTGGACGGTTACTCATCACGTCGAGATAGCATCGATTCCCAATCGGGTTGGCAAAGATTTAGTGCGAACGTTCACATTGAATGGGAATCGAGTCACACTAAAAACGCCACCGACCGAAACTGATGGAGTCCTGAAGGTTTTTGAACTGGTGTGGGAACGTGTGGAGCTATGA